The sequence below is a genomic window from Syntrophorhabdus sp..
GTTAGAACGTTAACGACTTTCTCTTCACTGCCAAATTTTCGACCGGTTCCAACGGTTCCAACGGTTCTAACGCAGTTGTTTTATACGATTTTTGCCAGTTCCACCGCGAAGATGAGGTCCTGGCCGGCCAGGGGGTGGTTGAGGTCGAGGGTGACCTCCGCGTCGGTGATCTCCCTCACCATCGCCCGCGCCAGGGCGCCCTCGGGAGACCGGACCTGGAGGATCATTCCCACGGCGAGCTCCATTTCGGGGGGTACCTGCGAGCGGGGCACCGCGGCGACGAGGTCCTCGTTGTACGTGCCGTAAGCTTCAGCGGCGGGGATGGATATCTCCTTCGACTCCCCTTCGTTCATGCCGACGATGCCGTTCTCGAATCCGGGTATGACCATGCTCTGGCCGATAGTGAATTCGAGGGGTTCACGGTCCCGCGACGAATCAAACACGGTCCCATCCGAAAGGGTTCCCGTGTAATGGACCCTGACAGTATCGCCTGTTTTTGCTGATGACATTGCAGCCTCCGTATGTATGTCGTGTATATCCCTTCACCGCCCTGTGTCGCGTCCCCGCAATACGCGCCGGCTAATAGCGGCGCGGCCCCCTTCCCCTCGGTTTTTCCTTCTGCGGCCGGGCATCGTCGATCCTCAATGTCCTGCCCTCGAAATCCATCCCGTTCAAAGCCTGTTTCGCCTTTTCCGCGTCTTCCTTCGTGGCCATTTCGACGAATCCGAAACCCTTTCCCTCAATGACCCGTACTTCTCCCACTTCTCCGTACCCTGAGAACAGCTCCCGCAATCTTTCACCTGTCACGGAATAGTTCAGGTTGCCAACATACAGCTTGCTGCCGTTCATGGCCGATACCTCCCTTCGGGTTGGACTGTGTTTCATATTTCAAGCGAGATAGCGTGTCCCGAACGGACTATCCCGTGAAACATGGGAGGAGAAAGAGACAAATACCAGGAAGCAGAAATTGACCCGTTCCCTTCCGGGAATCCGATTTATAAGGCAATCATAAAACGCTTTGCCCGGCATTGACAAGGAAAAAGTATTCCTTTACCATTTTATGCAAAGGCGGTCAGGCGCGGCTCAACGGAAGGTCGCGGGAAGACGCCGGGGAGGATGTTGCGTGGGGAAAATGATCTCTCGTTTATCGGTTTGTTGTGTCGCGGTCCTTTGTATCTTTTTGTTTGCGCCGTTCGGTTCGTTCCTTCCGGGGCCCTTACCCGGATGTTGCGATGACGGCGTGCAGGCCAGGCAGCTTGTGGAGAGGGCTCGGATGACGCTGGAATCCTTCGCGGGAGCGAAGGAAATGGAAGGTTTCCGGAGTCTCATGAAGGACGCTCAGGGCATCTTCGTTTCGCCCCAGGTGCTCAGGGGGGCTTTCATTCTCGGCGCGTCCGGCGGCAGCGGTGTTTTCCTGGTCCGTGACAAGAACAAGGGCGACTGGACGGGACCGGCCTTTTATACCGTCGGCGAGGCAAGCTTTGGTCTCCAGATAGGCGGGGATGCGTCCGAGGTGGTCCTTCTCGCGATGACGCAACGGGGGGTGATGGCCCTTCTGTCGAGCAGTGTAAAGCTCGGCGCCGACATCGGCATAGCCGTCGGACCCGTCGGTGCCGGTGCCGATGCGGCAACGGCCAACCTGAGTGCCGATATCATCAGTTTTTCCCGGTCCAAGGGTCTCTACGGGGGTGTCTCCCTCGAAGGCGCCGTTGTGGCGGTGAGGGAAGGATTGAACAGGGCCTACTACGGAAGGGCCGTCAGCCCCTCGGATATCCTGATCGCGAGGTCCGTGAAGAGCGACAATGCCGCGGGTCTGAGGTCGATGGTCACGAAGATCGCGGGGGGGAAGCATTAACGCGCGCCGTCCTTTCCGTGCCATCCCCCTGGTCCCGCGTACACGCTGCGGGGGGTCGATAATGAGAACAGGGTCACGGATAGCGTTATTTGCTGCCCTGACGGGTCTTATTCTCCTCGTCTCCTTTCCGGTTCACGCCGGGGTCGATCCTGTCTACCAGGATGGCCTCAACAGGCTCTTTGGCGACCTTGAGAAGCAGGGGTTTACGAGCGAGGAACTGAAGGAGATATTCTCGGACAGCCGTTTCGAACTGTATCCGCACATAGTTGGTCGAACGGGAAAGGGCATGAACTATATGAGCCGCAGGTTCGGCCTTCTGACGAAGCGGTCGATCAAGCGGGGCAGGAGCATACTGGCAACATACCGGGACGCGTTGATGGGCGCCGAGAAGGAGTACGGCGTTGACAAGGAGATCATAGTGGCGATCCTTCGGGTGGAAACGAATTTTGGTTCCGCGACAGGTGTCTATCCGGTCCTCAACAGCCTCGCGACGATGGCCGTCATCGAGAATCGGCGGTCCGAGTGGGCGCGCGGGGAGCTTGCCGAACTCCTTGCCCTGTGCAGGGAGCAGAACAAGGACCCTTTCTCGATACGCGGTTCCTGGGCCGGCGCCTTCGGCATCTCCCAGTTCATCCCCTCTTCGTATATGAGGTTTGCCGTGGACGGCAACTCCGACGGCACTATCGATCTCTTCACAATGAGCGATGCCGTGGCCAGCGTCGCCAACTACCTCAGGAGCCACGGATGGGAAAAGGGCAAACCTGAAGAGAACCGTCAGGCCGTCTATGCCTACAATCACTGCGACAGCTACGTGAAGGCCGTGTTCGCCTACGCGAAGGCATTGGGAAAGTAAGAAGGTTTCAAGGTCAAGGTTTCACGTTTCAAGACCCGGGTGAGGCGATCATCCCGGCGTCATCATCGCCTGTATCTCAGTGACAGGATGAGGTCGAGGGGGGTTCCGAGGGGAGGGGAGAACTCCGCGGTGATCACCACCACAGTCAGGCCGTTGTCCCCCGGGCAGGGGATCGTCACTTCATAGAAGGTGGACGAAAAATCGCCGCTGCCGCGCTGTGTTATCACCGCCTCGGTCTTTGTGTGGTCCGGAATGGAGCACTTCCCGCCGAAGTCTTTCGCCACCGCGGACATGAAGGCCCTGACGCTCCCGTCCTCGAACATGGCTTTCGCCCTCTCCGCCGGCATGAACGAGGGCTTCGCGTTCGATCCCGGGATCTCCCGCGTGACCTCGGCCGCCAGCAACGGGGAAAGAGCGAAGAGCGAAGCCAGGAACAGCATCACAAGCAGTCTCATCCGTTCTCCTCTCTGTCCAGTATCTCGCGGATCTTTTGCAGGAACCTGTCGAGCATGAGCGGTTTGGGGATGAAGTCGAACTCCCTGTCCTTGATCCCCTTGTCGAGGACGATATCCCTGGTGTATCCGCTGATGAAAAGGACCTTGATGCGGGGGTTTATGGCGCGTATCTTCTCAAAGGCCTCCCTTCCGTTCTTTCTTGGCATGACGGAGTCGAGGATGATGAGGTCTATGTCGTGGTGCAACTCGAACTTCTCTATCGCGTCCTGGCCGTCCACCGCCTCTATGGTCATGTAGCCATGATCCTCGATGGCCTCCCGCATGATCTGCCGCACTCCTTCATCATCCTCCGCTATGAGGACCGTCTCCTTCCCTCCTTCCGTGCGCACCGCCGTGTCGACCACGGTTTCGACCTTCATCATCGCCGCCGGGATGTAGATGTGAAAGGCAGTTCCCTTTCCGGGTTCGCTGTACACCGTGATATACCCGTTGTGCTGCTTGACGATGCCGTAGACGGTCGCGAGGCCGAGCCCCGTCCCTTTGCCCGTATCCTTCGTGGTGAAGAAGGGATCGAAGATCTTCTCCCGTGTCGCCTCGTTCATGCCCTCTCCCGTATCGCAAACGGTTATCAACACGTACCGGCCGGGCTCTCCGAAACCGTGGGCCTCGATGAACCAGCTGTCCACATTGGCTATGTCGGTTTCCACGGTGAGAGTCCCGCCCTCGGGCATGGCATCCCGGGCGTTGGTGATGAGATTGAAGAGGATCTGGTCCATTTGTGACTTGTCGGCCATGACCACCGTATCCTCATGCGTGAGCGATACGCCGAGGTGGATATCCTCGGTGAGGAGCCTTTTGAGCAATGGCCCCGTCTCTCTTATCGCATCATTGATATCCACGGGGAGAAGCGTGACGGGTTGCTGCCTGCTGAAGGTCAGGAGACTCCGGGTAAGGTCGGCGCCTTTTGTGGACGCCGAGAGAATCTGGTCCACGTAGGCCCGCAGGGGATTGCCCCTGTCCATTTTCGCCTGTATGAGAGAGGCGTATCCGATGAGCGTTGTGAGAATGTTGTTGAAATCGTGGGCGATGCCTCCCGCGAGGGTCCCGATGGATTCCATCTTCTGGGCCTGGCGCAGTTGGGATTCCAGCCGTACCAGTTCGGTGATGTCCTCGCAGGTCATGAGATAATCCCCGGAAGCGAGCCTGGAAGGTATGAACTCGATGATCTTCTTTGTCCCGCTCTTGCACGTAACGGTGAACACCCTCGGTTTCCGTTCGGTCGGCCCGGTATTGCGGAAGTCCTCGAGCCAGGTCGAGATGACCGCGTGCCGGTATTCGGCATCAGGATAGGCCTTCCTGAACCAGGTCCTGCCGTCGGGGATGTCCGGCAGACCGTACCCGAAGAGTTCCGTGAATTTCGCGTTGACGTATGTGAAACGGCCGTCTTCGTCGATGAGGACCATTCCGAAGGGGGCATTGTCCGAGAGCGTCCTCAGTTTCTCCCTTTCCCTGATGATCTCCCCCTCGGCCTTCTTCTGGGCCGTGATGTCCTGGATGATGGAGGCAAAATAGGCGACGGAGCCGTCAGGGGTCCGGACCACCTGGGTGGAAACGGAGGCGTCGACGAGGGCGCCGTTCTTTCTTATATATCTTTTATCAAAACCGGCGACATTCCTTGCGCCCCTCACCACGTCTTCGAAAATCGGCCTTTCCCTGGCGAGGTCCTCGGGCGGTGTGATTCGCATCCAGGTCGTCCTTTCGAGTTCTTCGCGGGAATACCCCAGCATCTCGCAGAGCTTGTCGTTGAAGTGGATCCACCGGCTGTCGGCCCCGGTTATCGCGAAACCCACGATGGGAAGGTTGAAGAAGGTGCGGAACCGTTCCTCGCTTGCCAGCAGCGCGTTCTCGGCATGCTTGCGCTCCGAGATGTCAAGCATGGTCCCGATGATGGATGGTTTTCCTTCGTGCACGGTGTAGGAGCTGTAGACCTCGACGTACCTGATGTCCCCGGTCCTGGTGATTATCCTGAATTCGTAATGGTGTGACGGCTGCTCTCCCGAGGTCCTCTTGCCGATGCTGGCACTCACCAGGGGAAGGTCTTCGGAGAATATGACGTCACGTATGCTCAGTTTGTCGATGGCCTCCTCGACGGTGTATCCGAATATCTCGGCACATCGCGCGTTGACGTACCGCACCACCCCGTCCGGCCTCAGGACGTAGATGCCGACGATGGACTTCTCGGCAAGGTCCCGAAACTTGCGTTCCGGTTCCCTGAGCGCCTCCTCGGTGCGCCTGCGCTCCGTTATACCCCGGGACGTCCAGATCCTGCCGCAGTGGTATCCATCCTCGCCGAGAGCGGTGTTCGACTGCGGAGATGCCACGGACTCTTTGCGCCCGGCGGTGCCCTCCGGCGGAGACTTCTCCCTGCCCGCGTCGCTGTCTTGCGGGCGCTCGAGTTCCCTGATCCTCTCCTTCAAAGAGGCTATCTCTTCGAGCAATTCGCGGGTCGTTCTCGACGTGTCTTTCATGTGTCCCATTTTGCGGGGCCGACGATACACTGGCGCAAAGGTATAAACGATGTTACCACAGGCAGCATCATTGTCAATTCTGAAATGTTTCCGAAAATGATCAGAGCGTTTTTCCGGCCCCCAAGCGGCCATGAGAAGCAACTGAATGAGAAAGACGCGGGAAACGTACCCTGGATCACCGTTCCTACTGCCACGTGGTGGCAGGCGCGGCGGGCCGTCGCCGGTTTTGCCTGTCGTAATAATACCGGTACGCGCATTCGGGTATGTATTCCTTGTGGACGACGCCGTCTATCACGAAACAGGCCGTGTAGTTCTGCCCGTAGAAGACGCCTTCCTCGGCGGCGAGGTAAATGGGTTCCGGACGCGCCTTGACATCATACGCGCAGTCTATCGAGGCGCAGGCCGCGATAGACACCAGGGCAGCGATCCCCAACAATATTCTCAATGACCTGGTAGACATGATTCCACCTCCCGGCATATCTCTATTCTACCAAAGATCCGATGCGGGGGTAACCACGGCCTGACCGGGAGAAGCTGCTGCGAAGGCGACACGGACACCCCCGTCACTTCAATAACGCTTATGATCTCAAGTGCATACGACCCATGGCTGCCTTGACAGGAACGGCTTCATCTGCTAGATGAGCAGGTAGCAGGCTGGCATTCGGGAGAGAGGTATCCTGACATCACGCTGCATCCCCGCGACGGTCCGGAAGCATCCGTCATTCAGTTGCACCTCCCAAGGCACGCATCTGCCGGAACTGACCAGGCGCACTGCACCGCTTGCCCTTGAAAGAGGGTGGCATCCTCGTCCGGCGCAATTGAAACGATAAGGTCCACTATCACAACAAACCAAGGAGGGGTTTATGGCTAAGCTTTTCATGATCTCGTTGTTTCTCCTGACGACGGTCTTCCCGTTCTGGGCTCACGGGAACGACCTGCCTTCGAGAGCCCACTGGGCTGTGCTCGTGATAGATGTTCAGCCCTGCTTTGTCGAGGGCGGGGCCCTGGCCGTCGCCGATGCCGACGCGGCCTATGTGCGCGACGCGCAGTGGGCGACACGGTGGTTCCGCTACATGGGTATCAAGGTGCTGGGGAGCCGTGACTACCATCCGGCCGACCACATCTCATTCTACACCAACCACCCGGGGTCTCAGCCCTACGATGTGATCGAGCTGCCCGACGGCAGGATGCAGGTCCTCTGGCCGCCTCACTGCGTCCAGACGGCCGGGGACTCCCGCGCGCTGGTGGACAACAACCTGTTCTACGAACTCGTCAAGAAGGGTCAGGACCCGAGCTACGACAGCTACTCCGCTTTCCGGGACGACGGCGGGGCAAACACCGAGCTCGACGGGATCCTCAAGGCCCTGGGAGTGACGCACCTCATTGTATACGGCATAGCCACCGACTATTGTGTCAAGGCCACGGTGATGGACGCCCTTGACCTCGGTTACTCCGTTGTCGTCATCGAGGACCTGATCCGGGGCGTGGCTCCGGACACCGCGGCACAGGCGATAGCGGACATGAAGGCGGCGGGCGCCTGGTTCCTGCCCGCGGTCCGGGCCATGAAGTAACGGACATCGCCCACCGGGGGGAGGGCGCGATCAGGATTGTGTCGGATTGGGACCGTGCATACCGCAACCATTGTTCTTGACACCCATCATCTCAAAGTACATAGTATCCAACAAATCGTAGAATATCCGAGCGTCAGCCGCATCATCATCCTCGCAGTGACGGCAGCCTCCATCATCAGCGCCCGCCGAAAAGAGGAAGCGGCCGGCCGTTAATCGCCGACAGTACAGCAGGCTTTCTTTCTGCCGAGCATCTGGTTGATGAGGGCCGAGGCGCAGCCGACGCCCGCTTTGACGGTCACCGCCCCTCGAGGGCAGTTGCGCTGGCAGGCGCCGCACTCGATGCAGGCGTCGCGCCTAGTGATCCCGACCTTCCCGTTGAGACGCTCAAGCACCTGGCGGGGGCACACGGAAAGACAGATGCCGCAGCCATTGCACAACTCCGGTGTGTGGGTAAGCGTCACAACGTTTTTGAGGTAGACCATGGGTTGCATTTTTGTCCCTCTATCCTCCCAAAAGGGCGATGATCCACATCAGGAGGCCTGCCCCCGCGCCCCCGATCTCGAGGGGAAGGGCGAAGCGCATCTCCTTTCTCACGCCGGAAAGCGAAGTGAACGTGGAGGAACCGGTGAAATTCATCGCGAGATAAGAGGACATGGCGGGGATCGAGACAAGCAAAGCCATTATTTCCAGTATGCTTATGCCGCGAAAAAGAGCTACGACGGAAAGGGCCGACAGGATGCCCATCGCAAGCCCTTTGACCGAAAAGGCCCGGCCCGGAAGCCAGGGAAGCAAGACAGGGGTGAACACCGCGCCCGCGAGTATGGAAACTCCTATGGACACGGCAGGGACCACAAGCCATTCGAGGGCCCTCGATAGCGAAAACCCGCCGAGAAGGAAGCACAGAACAAAGAGGCCCGCCGCGGCAGGAAGCCCTGACCTCACGGCCGGCACGACCTCCATCGGGACAAGCGCCAGCCTTTCCGTGAAGCCGAAGCCCTTCGTCCTCATCCGCTCGTTCGCCTTGAGGTCTTTTTCAAGGAATAGAGGTATGTCTTCAGCCTCAACGGGTCCGTAGATAACCTGAAAGCCGGAGCGCTTCTTCACCTCGTGGCCCGCAACGCCCGGCCCCCCTAGCTGGGGAAGTATGAGTCTCCGGTGGCTCACGATACCGGCAAGATGGCTCGCTTCGATGCGCTCTACCAGTTCGTCGGTCCCGAAGGTGCCTTTCCCTGCGGCACACCACACGTTGATCCCCAGCGTATCGAGCACGAGGATCCACCCGTCTATCGACGCGATGGCCCGTCTGAGCAGATCGAATGTGAGTTTGTAGTTGGAGGTGACGAAGACCGGGGATTGCGCGGTCGGCTCCCCTATCGCGTAAAGGCCCGCGTCGACCCTGTATTGCATCCGCCCGATCCCCCACCGCGCCTTGAAGGCCCCGATGCGATCCATTGCGCTGAAGACCTTCGATACCCGGGGGACGGGACCGACAACGGTCTTGATCACACCCGTGACAAAAGACTGGTCAAGACGAGGGGGCCTCACCGGACCCCGCTTTTCCGACGGGCCTCAGCAAGGCGCGTTATCAAGCATGACGAGAGAGGAAGGCAAAGGTTCCATACCATCCATACTAGAGCATGTCAGGGGCTCCTGTCAAGGCAATCATATCAAGAAAGATTGAAGTATCGAAAAAT
It includes:
- a CDS encoding 4Fe-4S binding protein codes for the protein MQPMVYLKNVVTLTHTPELCNGCGICLSVCPRQVLERLNGKVGITRRDACIECGACQRNCPRGAVTVKAGVGCASALINQMLGRKKACCTVGD
- a CDS encoding RNA-binding protein; the protein is MNGSKLYVGNLNYSVTGERLRELFSGYGEVGEVRVIEGKGFGFVEMATKEDAEKAKQALNGMDFEGRTLRIDDARPQKEKPRGRGPRRY
- a CDS encoding lytic murein transglycosylase, whose amino-acid sequence is MRTGSRIALFAALTGLILLVSFPVHAGVDPVYQDGLNRLFGDLEKQGFTSEELKEIFSDSRFELYPHIVGRTGKGMNYMSRRFGLLTKRSIKRGRSILATYRDALMGAEKEYGVDKEIIVAILRVETNFGSATGVYPVLNSLATMAVIENRRSEWARGELAELLALCREQNKDPFSIRGSWAGAFGISQFIPSSYMRFAVDGNSDGTIDLFTMSDAVASVANYLRSHGWEKGKPEENRQAVYAYNHCDSYVKAVFAYAKALGK
- a CDS encoding lipid-binding SYLF domain-containing protein; its protein translation is MISRLSVCCVAVLCIFLFAPFGSFLPGPLPGCCDDGVQARQLVERARMTLESFAGAKEMEGFRSLMKDAQGIFVSPQVLRGAFILGASGGSGVFLVRDKNKGDWTGPAFYTVGEASFGLQIGGDASEVVLLAMTQRGVMALLSSSVKLGADIGIAVGPVGAGADAATANLSADIISFSRSKGLYGGVSLEGAVVAVREGLNRAYYGRAVSPSDILIARSVKSDNAAGLRSMVTKIAGGKH
- a CDS encoding PAS domain S-box protein yields the protein MKDTSRTTRELLEEIASLKERIRELERPQDSDAGREKSPPEGTAGRKESVASPQSNTALGEDGYHCGRIWTSRGITERRRTEEALREPERKFRDLAEKSIVGIYVLRPDGVVRYVNARCAEIFGYTVEEAIDKLSIRDVIFSEDLPLVSASIGKRTSGEQPSHHYEFRIITRTGDIRYVEVYSSYTVHEGKPSIIGTMLDISERKHAENALLASEERFRTFFNLPIVGFAITGADSRWIHFNDKLCEMLGYSREELERTTWMRITPPEDLARERPIFEDVVRGARNVAGFDKRYIRKNGALVDASVSTQVVRTPDGSVAYFASIIQDITAQKKAEGEIIREREKLRTLSDNAPFGMVLIDEDGRFTYVNAKFTELFGYGLPDIPDGRTWFRKAYPDAEYRHAVISTWLEDFRNTGPTERKPRVFTVTCKSGTKKIIEFIPSRLASGDYLMTCEDITELVRLESQLRQAQKMESIGTLAGGIAHDFNNILTTLIGYASLIQAKMDRGNPLRAYVDQILSASTKGADLTRSLLTFSRQQPVTLLPVDINDAIRETGPLLKRLLTEDIHLGVSLTHEDTVVMADKSQMDQILFNLITNARDAMPEGGTLTVETDIANVDSWFIEAHGFGEPGRYVLITVCDTGEGMNEATREKIFDPFFTTKDTGKGTGLGLATVYGIVKQHNGYITVYSEPGKGTAFHIYIPAAMMKVETVVDTAVRTEGGKETVLIAEDDEGVRQIMREAIEDHGYMTIEAVDGQDAIEKFELHHDIDLIILDSVMPRKNGREAFEKIRAINPRIKVLFISGYTRDIVLDKGIKDREFDFIPKPLMLDRFLQKIREILDREENG
- a CDS encoding acetyl-CoA synthase subunit gamma, translated to MDRIGAFKARWGIGRMQYRVDAGLYAIGEPTAQSPVFVTSNYKLTFDLLRRAIASIDGWILVLDTLGINVWCAAGKGTFGTDELVERIEASHLAGIVSHRRLILPQLGGPGVAGHEVKKRSGFQVIYGPVEAEDIPLFLEKDLKANERMRTKGFGFTERLALVPMEVVPAVRSGLPAAAGLFVLCFLLGGFSLSRALEWLVVPAVSIGVSILAGAVFTPVLLPWLPGRAFSVKGLAMGILSALSVVALFRGISILEIMALLVSIPAMSSYLAMNFTGSSTFTSLSGVRKEMRFALPLEIGGAGAGLLMWIIALLGG
- a CDS encoding peptidylprolyl isomerase, which produces MSSAKTGDTVRVHYTGTLSDGTVFDSSRDREPLEFTIGQSMVIPGFENGIVGMNEGESKEISIPAAEAYGTYNEDLVAAVPRSQVPPEMELAVGMILQVRSPEGALARAMVREITDAEVTLDLNHPLAGQDLIFAVELAKIV
- the pncA gene encoding bifunctional nicotinamidase/pyrazinamidase — its product is MISLFLLTTVFPFWAHGNDLPSRAHWAVLVIDVQPCFVEGGALAVADADAAYVRDAQWATRWFRYMGIKVLGSRDYHPADHISFYTNHPGSQPYDVIELPDGRMQVLWPPHCVQTAGDSRALVDNNLFYELVKKGQDPSYDSYSAFRDDGGANTELDGILKALGVTHLIVYGIATDYCVKATVMDALDLGYSVVVIEDLIRGVAPDTAAQAIADMKAAGAWFLPAVRAMK